One part of the Arabidopsis thaliana chromosome 4, partial sequence genome encodes these proteins:
- a CDS encoding endoribonuclease E-like protein (unknown protein; FUNCTIONS IN: molecular_function unknown; INVOLVED IN: biological_process unknown; LOCATED IN: chloroplast thylakoid membrane, chloroplast, chloroplast envelope; BEST Arabidopsis thaliana protein match is: unknown protein (TAIR:AT1G36320.1); Has 123 Blast hits to 120 proteins in 40 species: Archae - 2; Bacteria - 11; Metazoa - 8; Fungi - 0; Plants - 85; Viruses - 0; Other Eukaryotes - 17 (source: NCBI BLink).): protein MANLLETSIFFSSADKLLSFPPKNSQTHHLPFSAFINGGRKIRKSSTITFATDTVTYNGTTSAEVKSSVEDPMEVEVAEGYTMAQFCDKIIDLFLNEKPKVKQWKTYLVLRDEWNKYSVNFYKRCRIRADTETDPILKQKLVSLESKVKKIDKEMEKHNDLLKEIQENPTDINAIAAKRRRDFTGEFFRYVTLLSETLDGLEDRDAVARLATRCLSAVSAYDNTLESVETLDTAQAKFEDILNSPSVDSACEKIRSLAKAKELDSSLILLINSAYAAAKESQTVTNEAKDIMYHLYKATKSSLRSITPKEIKLLKYLLNITDPEERFSALATAFSPGDDHEAKDPKALYTTPKELHKWIKIMLDAYHLNKEETDIKEAKQMSQPIVIQRLFILKDTIEDEYLDKKTIVADETPKKEEEDTTIEDFLN from the exons ATGGCGAATTTACTGGAAACATCAATCTTTTTCTCCTCTGCTGATAAATTACTGTCTTTCCCGCCTAAGAATTCTCAAACCCATCATCTCCCTTTCTCTGCTTTCATCAATGGAGGAAGAAAGATACGCAAAAGCTCAACTATCACCTTTGCTACCGACACTGTCACTTACAATGGCACTACAA GTGCGGAAGTAAAAAGCTCTGTTGAGGATCCAATGGAAGTTGAGGTTGCTGAAGGTTACACTATGGCTCAGTTTTGTGACAAGATTATTGATCTCTTCTTGAATGAGAAACCTAAAGTTAAACAATGGAAGACGTATTTGGTTTTAAGAGATGAATGGAACAAGTACAGTGTTAATTTCTATAAGCGTTGCAGAATCCGAGCTGATACCGAAACTGATCCTATATTGAAGCAGAAACTGGTATCTTTGGAAAGTAAAGTCAAGAAG ATAGATAAGGAAATGGAGAAACACAATGACCTTTTGAAGGAGATTCAAGAAAACCCAACAGACATAAACGCAATCGCTGCCAAGAGACGCAGAGACTTTACGGGAGAGTTTTTCCGCTATGTTACTTTGTTATCAGAAACTCTTGATGGCTTGGAAGACCGAGATG CTGTTGCGAGGCTTGCAACTAGATGTTTATCTGCTGTGAGTGCTTATGACAACACGTTGGAGAGTGTTGAGACTCTAGATACTGCTCAAGCAAAGtttgaagatattttaaaCTCTCCATCCGTGGATTCTGCTTGCGAAAAGATCAGAAGTTTAGCCAAGGCAAAGGAGCTTGATTCCTCATTGATCTTATTGATCAACAGTGCATACGCTGCTGCAAAAGAGTCTCAAACTGTTACGAACGAG GCTAAAGACATAATGTATCATTTATACAAAGCTACAAAGAGCAGTCTTAGAAGCATCACACCGAAAGAGATCAAACTTTTAAAGTACTTACTCAACATAACAGACCCCGAAGAACGATTCTCTGCCCTAGCTACAGCATTCTCTCCTGGTGATGACCACGAAGCTAAGGACCCTAAAGCATTATACAC GACGCCAAAGGAGCTGCATAAGTGGATAAAGATAATGCTTGATGCTTACCATctcaacaaagaagaaacagacaTTAAAGAAGCTAAACAGATGAGCCAACCTATCGTTATTCAGCGGCTTTTCATTCTCAAGGACACTATCGAAGACGAGTATTTAGACAAGAAAACAATCGTGGCTGATGAAACtccaaagaaggaagaagaagatacgaCTATTGAAGATTTTTTGAACTGA
- the NdhM gene encoding subunit NDH-M of NAD(P)H:plastoquinone dehydrogenase complex (subunit NDH-M of NAD(P)H:plastoquinone dehydrogenase complex (NDH-M); FUNCTIONS IN: oxidoreductase activity, acting on NADH or NADPH, quinone or similar compound as acceptor; INVOLVED IN: NADH dehydrogenase complex (plastoquinone) assembly; LOCATED IN: chloroplast thylakoid membrane, chloroplast, NAD(P)H dehydrogenase complex (plastoquinone); CONTAINS InterPro DOMAIN/s: NAD(P)H-quinone oxidoreductase subunit M (InterPro:IPR018922); Has 35333 Blast hits to 34131 proteins in 2444 species: Archae - 798; Bacteria - 22429; Metazoa - 974; Fungi - 991; Plants - 531; Viruses - 0; Other Eukaryotes - 9610 (source: NCBI BLink).) — protein sequence MVAAFSYTACTKLSLLHPSMVAQIRPRTTQKAFVVTNPEQDSTLEVQETETLKEEQSTEKMKKQPTPLRPVEKQLNVKSKGMGDFGGQWLSSVTRHVRIYAAYIDPETCEFDQSQMDKLTLILDPTEEFVWDDESCNKVYSYFQELVDHYEGAPLTEYTLRLIGSDVEHYIRKMLFDGEIQYNMDARVLNFSMGKPRVQFNTSNIEGGGDGQPQEDA from the exons ATGGTTGCAGCATTCTCTTACACTGCCTGCACCAAGCTTTCTCTATTACATCCTTCTATGGTTGCTCAAATCCGACCAAGAACAACACAAAAGGCGTTCGTGGTGACAAATCCGGAACAAGACAGTACTCTTGAAgtacaagaaacagagacacTCAAAGAAGAGCAATCaacagagaagatgaagaagcagcCAACACCATTGAGACCAGTGGAGAAACAGCTGAACGTGAAGAGCAAGGGTATGGGCGATTTTGGTGGTCAGTGGCTAAGCAGTGTCACACGTCACGTTAGGATCTACGCTGCTTATATTGATCCAGAGACTTGTGAGTTTGACCAGTCACAAATGGATAAACTCACTTTGATTCTTGATCCTACTGAAGAATTTGTGTGGGATGATGAAAGCTGTAACAAGGTCTATTCTTATTTCCAAGAACTCGTCGATCACTACGAG GGAGCACCATTAACGGAGTACACATTGAGATTGATAGGATCGGACGTAGAACATTACATAAGGAAGATGTTGTTCGATGGAGAAATACAATACAATATGGATGCAAGAGTTCTTAATTTCAGTATGGGAAAGCCTCGTGTACAATTCAATACCAGTAACATTGAAGGTGGTGGAGATGGTCAGCCTCAAGAGGACGCTTAG
- the AGL21 gene encoding AGAMOUS-like 21 produces MKSVIDRYNKSKIEQQQLLNPASEVKFWQREAAVLRQELHALQENHRQMMGEQLNGLSVNELNSLENQIEISLRGIRMRKEQLLTQEIQELSQKRNLIHQENLDLSRKVQRIHQENVELYKKAYMANTNGFTHREVAVADDESHTQIRLQLSQPEHSDYDTPPRANE; encoded by the exons ATGAAGTCGGTTATTGATAGATACAACAAGAGCAAGATCGAGCAACAACAACTATTGAACCCCGCATCAGAAGTCAAG TTTTGGCAGAGAGAAGCTGCTGTTCTAAGACAAGAACTGCATGCTTTGCAAGAAAATCATCG GCAAATGATGGGAGAACAGCTAAATGGTTTAAGTGTTAACGAGCTAAACAGTCTTGAGAATCAAATTGAGATAAGTTTGCGTGGAATTCGTATGAGAAAG GAACAACTGTTGACTCAAGAAATCCAAGAACTAAGCCAAAAG AGGAATCTTATTCATCAGGAAAACCTCGATTTATCTAGGAAAGTACAACGGATTCATCAAGAAAATGTGGAGCTCTACAAGAAG GCTTATATGGCAAACACAAACGGGTTTACACACCGTGAAGTAGCTGTTGCGGATGATGAATCACACACTCAGATTCGGCTGCAACTAAGCCAGCCTGAACATTCCGATTATGACACTCCACCAAGAGCAAACGAATAA
- the SHM1 gene encoding serine transhydroxymethyltransferase 1 (serine transhydroxymethyltransferase 1 (SHM1); FUNCTIONS IN: poly(U) RNA binding, glycine hydroxymethyltransferase activity; INVOLVED IN: in 8 processes; LOCATED IN: in 9 components; EXPRESSED IN: 28 plant structures; EXPRESSED DURING: 17 growth stages; CONTAINS InterPro DOMAIN/s: Pyridoxal phosphate-dependent transferase, major domain (InterPro:IPR015424), Serine hydroxymethyltransferase, pyridoxal phosphate binding site (InterPro:IPR019798), Pyridoxal phosphate-dependent transferase, major region, subdomain 1 (InterPro:IPR015421), Serine hydroxymethyltransferase (InterPro:IPR001085); BEST Arabidopsis thaliana protein match is: serine hydroxymethyltransferase 2 (TAIR:AT5G26780.1); Has 11621 Blast hits to 11596 proteins in 2825 species: Archae - 258; Bacteria - 6371; Metazoa - 337; Fungi - 287; Plants - 346; Viruses - 6; Other Eukaryotes - 4016 (source: NCBI BLink).) gives MAMAMALRRLSSSIDKPIRPLIRSTSCYMSSLPSEAVDEKERSRVTWPKQLNAPLEEVDPEIADIIEHEKARQWKGLELIPSENFTSVSVMQAVGSVMTNKYSEGYPGARYYGGNEYIDMAETLCQKRALEAFRLDPEKWGVNVQPLSGSPANFHVYTALLKPHERIMALDLPHGGHLSHGYQTDTKKISAVSIFFETMPYRLDESTGYIDYDQMEKSATLFRPKLIVAGASAYARLYDYARIRKVCNKQKAVMLADMAHISGLVAANVIPSPFDYADVVTTTTHKSLRGPRGAMIFFRKGVKEINKQGKEVLYDFEDKINQAVFPGLQGGPHNHTITGLAVALKQATTSEYKAYQEQVLSNSAKFAQTLMERGYELVSGGTDNHLVLVNLKPKGIDGSRVEKVLEAVHIASNKNTVPGDVSAMVPGGIRMGTPALTSRGFVEEDFAKVAEYFDKAVTIALKVKSEAQGTKLKDFVSAMESSSTIQSEIAKLRHEVEEFAKQFPTIGFEKETMKYKN, from the exons ATGGCGATGGCCATGGCTCTTCGAaggctttcttcttcaattgaCAAACCCATTCGTCCTCTTATTCGATCCACTTCATGTTACATG TCTTCTTTGCCCAGTGAAGCTGTTGATGAGAAGGAAAGATCTCGTGTCACT TGGCCAAAACAGCTTAACGCACCTTTAGAGGAGGTTGATCCTGAGATTGCTGACATTATTGAGCATGAGAAAGCTAGACAATGGAAG GGACTTGAACTTATTCCATCTGAGAACTTCACATCTGTGTCGGTGATGCAAGCTGTTGGGTCTGTCATGACTAACAAATACAGTGAAGGCTATCCTGGTGCCAGATACTATGGAGGAAATGA GTATATAGACATGGCAGAAACCTTATGCCAGAAGCGCGCTCTTGAAGCTTTCCGGTTAGATCCTGAAAAGTGGGGAG TGAATGTTCAACCTTTGTCTGGATCTCCTGCCAACTTCCATGTGTACACTGCATTGTTAAAGCCTCATGAAAGAATCATGGCACTTGATCTTCCTCATGGTGGTCATCTTTCTCATGGTTATCAG ACTGACACCAAGAAGATATCAGCTGTGTCTATCTTCTTTGAAACAATGCCCTATAGATTGGACGAGAGCACTGGCTACATCGACTACGATCAG ATGGAGAAAAGTGCTACTCTTTTCAGGCCAAAATTGATTGTTGCTGGTGCAAGTGCTTATGCTAGATTGTATGACTATGCCCGCATCAGAAAG GTCTGTAACAAGCAAAAAGCTGTAATGCTAGCAGATATGGCACACATCAGTGGTTTGGTTGCTGCTAATGTAATCCCTTCACCGTTCGACTATGCTGATGTTGTAACCACCACAACTCACAAGTCACTTCGTGGACCCCGTGGAGCCATGATTTTCTTCAGAAAGGGTGTTAAGGAAATTAACAAGCAAGGGAAAgag GTTTTGTATGATTTTGAAGACAAGATCAACCAAGCTGTCTTCCCTGGTCTTCAAGGTGGTCCACACAACCACACTATCACAGGACTAGCTGTTGCTTTGAAACAG GCAACTACTTCAGAGTACAAAGCATACCAAGAACAAGTCCTGAGTAACAGTGCAAAGTTTGCTCAG ACTCTAATGGAGAGAGGATATGAACTTGTTTCTGGTGGAACTGACAACCATCTGGTTCTAGTGAATCTAAAGCCCAAG GGAATTGATGGATCTAGAGTTGAGAAAGTGTTGGAAGCTGTTCACATTGCATCCAACAAAAACACTGTTCCTGGAGATGTTTCTGCCATGGTTCCTGGTGGAATCAGAATGG GTACTCCTGCTCTCACTTCCAGAGGCTTTGTTGAGGAAGACTTTGCCAAAGTAGCTGAATACTTCGACAAAGCTGTGACAATAGCTCTCAAAGTCAAATCTGAAGCTCAAG GAACCAAGTTGAAGGATTTCGTGTCAGCAATGGAATCCTCTTCAACCATCCAATCCGAGATTGCGAAACTGCGCCATGAAGTCGAGGAATTCGCTAAGCAGTTCCCAACAATTGGGTTTGAGAAAGAAACCATGAAGTACAAGAACTAA